A portion of the Terriglobia bacterium genome contains these proteins:
- the rplN gene encoding 50S ribosomal protein L14 gives MIQMRTMLEVADNSGARKISCILPIGGHVGLKAGLGDVITAAVKEASPDGQVKKGKVVKAVIVRMRKEQRRKDGTYIRFDDNAAVLINEANEPVGTRVFGPVARELREKKFMKIISLAPEVI, from the coding sequence ATGATACAAATGCGGACCATGCTCGAAGTGGCCGACAATTCGGGGGCGCGCAAGATTTCGTGCATCCTGCCGATTGGCGGACATGTGGGGCTGAAGGCCGGCCTGGGCGACGTGATCACGGCGGCGGTGAAGGAAGCCAGTCCCGATGGCCAGGTCAAGAAGGGGAAGGTCGTCAAAGCAGTCATTGTCCGCATGCGCAAAGAGCAGCGGCGCAAGGACGGGACCTATATCCGGTTTGACGACAACGCCGCCGTCCTCATTAACGAGGCCAACGAGCCGGTGGGGACCCGCGTGTTCGGTCCGGTGGCCCGCGAGTTGCGCGAGAAGAAGTTTATGAAGATCATTTCGCTCGCACCTGAAGTGATTTGA
- a CDS encoding type Z 30S ribosomal protein S14 has translation MARTSHMVKTFQRKPKFKVRHRNRCRRCGRPRGYLRQFELCRICFRQLALQGDIPGVMKSSW, from the coding sequence ATGGCCCGAACTTCACACATGGTTAAGACCTTTCAGAGAAAGCCCAAGTTTAAGGTGCGTCATCGCAACCGCTGCCGACGCTGTGGGCGGCCTCGAGGGTATCTGCGGCAATTCGAATTGTGCCGCATCTGTTTTCGACAATTGGCGCTGCAGGGCGACATTCCCGGCGTGATGAAATCGAGCTGGTAA
- the rplE gene encoding 50S ribosomal protein L5, translated as MAARLKETYKKQVAPALMKEFHYKNIMAVPQLKKIVVNMGVGEAIANAKILDVASAEVSAITGQKPVITRAKKSIASFKLRAGMPIGVSVTLRGDTMFEFFDRLCNIALPRVRDFKGLSTKSFDGRGNYTLGLRDQLVFPEIDYAKVDKIRGMNVTLVTSAKTDNEARSLLKLMGMPFR; from the coding sequence ATGGCTGCTCGATTGAAAGAAACCTACAAGAAACAAGTGGCGCCGGCCCTGATGAAGGAGTTTCATTACAAGAACATCATGGCGGTCCCGCAACTGAAGAAGATCGTGGTCAATATGGGTGTCGGCGAAGCGATTGCCAACGCCAAGATCCTGGATGTCGCCTCGGCCGAAGTATCGGCGATTACGGGTCAGAAGCCCGTCATCACCCGCGCCAAGAAGTCGATCGCCTCTTTTAAGCTGCGTGCCGGAATGCCCATCGGCGTCTCAGTGACCCTGCGCGGTGACACGATGTTCGAATTTTTTGACCGACTTTGCAATATTGCCCTGCCCCGGGTCCGCGACTTCAAGGGACTCTCCACCAAGTCCTTCGATGGGCGCGGCAATTACACCCTGGGGCTCCGGGACCAACTGGTGTTTCCGGAGATCGACTATGCCAAGGTGGACAAGATCCGGGGGATGAACGTCACGCTGGTCACCAGCGCCAAGACGGATAACGAAGCGCGCTCCCTGCTGAAACTGATGGGAATGCCGTTCCGATAG
- the rplX gene encoding 50S ribosomal protein L24 — translation MSALKIRRNDQVKVVAGRDKGKTGKVLKVDAKKGRVVVENVMFIKRHTRPNPGKNIKGGIVEREMPIHISNVMLICPSCHEPTRVGHSLLTDGQRVRVCRECESTIDR, via the coding sequence ATGTCGGCACTCAAGATTCGTCGCAATGACCAAGTGAAGGTCGTGGCGGGACGGGATAAGGGCAAGACGGGAAAGGTGCTCAAGGTTGACGCCAAGAAGGGACGCGTCGTGGTGGAGAACGTGATGTTCATCAAGCGCCACACGCGACCGAATCCCGGAAAGAACATCAAGGGAGGGATTGTGGAACGGGAGATGCCGATCCACATTTCCAACGTGATGCTCATCTGCCCGAGTTGTCACGAGCCGACCCGCGTGGGGCATTCCCTCCTGACCGATGGACAAAGGGTCCGGGTCTGCAGGGAATGCGAGTCAACCATTGACCGCTGA